The genomic DNA TATTCTCTACAGTTCCTTAAAAAGAAATTGGTATTTGATGCGAAAGCACAGGTAAAAGATACGTTTATTAATAAGTTGCTCGTTGAACAGATAGAGGATCAAGAAACGATCATTCAATATGCGAATATTTTCCAATGGAATTTGTTTAAGCCACATAGAGTAGCATTTTTAAAAATAAGTTTAAAAGATGAGAAGAAAACAAGTTTTTTTGAAATCGAAGCTGAAAAGCCATTGTATTGGGAACGTCTAAAGGTTCATCTATCTAATTATGCACCCTATATACAGACCGCCTCAAAAGGAGAGGAATTAGTGTTAATTCTCCCTGTTGATCAAGAAACGACAACACCAGATCTATTCTGGAACCGTCTCTATAAAGATATAAAAAAATGGATGGGTTTTAATGAAACAGAAGGAAATGTTTACTTAGGGATAGGGAGGAAAACAGTGCAACTCGTTGATTATTATCATAGTTATCGTGAAGCTGTACAGGCAATGAAAGTAATATCTTCTCACTTCCTTGATAAAGGTTACGCACTTTTCGAAGAACTAGGCGTCTACACTCTCCTTCACCAGTTAAAAGATACTCAATTAGTTAAAATATTTGTCAAAAAACATTTAGGACCTTTGTTAAGTTATACTGACGGTAAAAGCATGGACTTATTTCATACTTTACGAACATTCTTGTCTTATAATGGAAATTTGAAGGAAACGTCTAAAAAATTGTTTATTCATCGGAGTACTTTACAATATCGCCTTGAAAAAATTCAAACACTGTTAAACGTAGATATTAGTTGTTCCGAACATCGTTTAAACATAATGATCGCTTTTAAATTATATGATTTATATTATTAAAATCCGCAAAACTTAGGAGAAAGGCACTTTGTCTTCCTACATGATATACGTATTTATTTTCAGTTTGGGGCAGTATAATATATTTGGGGGAGTATTCAAAATATTTAGTTTTCTATTCATACAAAATAATAGCAGATAAGTAATATGAGCTATTTAGGAACATTTTTAAGAAAGGCGGAGGGCAGATATGACTAACGAGTTAACAGTTTTTCAAGTTTTAGATCGTTCGTATCATCTTTTTCCAAATAAAGAAGCTGTTTATGATGGAAAGAAGCGCATTACTTATAGTGAGTTGAAAGAGCAAGTTGATCAACTTGCTACAGCCCTAAAGCAGCATGGAATACAGAAAGGTGATAAAATCATTGTCTGTGTTCCCGGCTGGATGGAATTTGTCGTCATTTATTTTTCACTAGCAAAGCTAGGTGCGATTATGATCCCGGCCAATACTCGTTATCGTTCAGAAGAGCTTGAATATATTGTGAAAAATTCAAAAGCGAAAGCCGCATTTGTGATTGAAGAGTTTAACCATCTTCATCTACTACAGCCATTTATTTCAGACGAAAATGAATCACTTCAGCAAATTTTTACAGTAAGGTTTCACAAAACTGGTTTTAATTCATTCGGACAATTGTTGGCAATCGGCAAACAACAATCTGCCGTTGAAGAGATAATAACTCCGCAGGACGATGTGTTCGCAATTTTATATACATCTGGAACTACTGGCAAACCGAAAGGAGCCATGCTGACTCATAGAAACTTTGTAAGCGTTGCCATAATGGTTGCCGAATGGCTCCGGTGCAACAGTGAAGATGTATTTCTTGTCCCTGTTCCTGTATTCCACATTTTCGGAATGGTCCCAAGCATCCTTTCTGCAGTAGTAGCTGGATCGAAATTAGTATTAATGGAAAGCTATAAGCCAGAAAATGCACTTCATTTAATTGAAACAGAACGTGTGACTGTACATCACGGAGTGCCGACAATGTTTATTTTAGAACTTAATCATCAAGCCCTGAAGGAGACAAACCTTTCTACGTTACGCACTGGAATAATTGCTGCAGCTCCTTGTCCTGAAGAAGTGATTAAAGCCATTCGTAAAGATATGGGGTGCGAAGTGATCGTTGCTTACGGGGCAACGGAAACATCATCCGCAGTTACGTTCACAAGTTTTGATGATCCTGATGATTTGAGGGCACAAACAGTCGGAACAGTCGCACCCGAAGTAGAAATAAAAATTATTAATGAGCAAGGCAACACTTTAGGTGCAAACGAAGTGGGCGAAATTGTTTGTAAAGGTCCCGGAATCATGAAAGGTTATTACGAAATGCAAGAGCAAACGCTAGAAGCGTTGGATCAAGAAGGCTGGTATCGTACAGGAGATCTTGGCACAATCGACGAAAATGGTTATATTCGAATTATAGGACGGAAAAAAGAAATGATTATCCGCGGAGGCTATAACATTTATCCACGAGAAATCGAGGAATTATTATATAAGCACCCTAGCGTTCTTGAAGCAGCGATCGTCGGTTTGCCAGATACGGTATTAGGTGAAGTTTCCTGCGCCGCTCTTAAATTAAAACAACGATGCCAAGAAAATGAAGAGTCTATTAAACTTTATTTGCAAAATAGAGTAGCAAATTACAAAATACCAGATCATATCGTATTTCTGAATGAATTTCCAATTACATCAAGCGGAAAAATAAAAAAAATCGAACTGCAAACACAGTTAAAAAACTACTTGAAAACCGCACTGCGCTAAAGAGGAAAATGTAACGCCCTTTATCTTGCTTCAATAGATAAAGGGCATTTTCTTAACATTTAAAAATCAAATATCGTTTCTTTTAAGCAATATCACTTCTCTAAAATACGAAAAAAGTTCAGATAAAAAGAACAAAATGGGTTACAACTTTATCTTCTTAGTGATTAACTAAAAATATTTATATTTTTCTGCTGTAAAAGCCTTATTCTCGTCAATACTATAAACTTTTAAAGTTCTTCGAATGTTCTACTCCTAAAAGCTCATTTGGAAAACGAACCATTTAAGGAAAGATCACACTTATTTTATTAGAAGGCTATCTATTATTGATCTAGTTACTAAGATGATCATGAAGAATTGTATACCATTTTAATTGCGTGAATTATTTCATGGGTAACGCTATTTTCTACACAAAAAGGTTAAAAACCCTTTGAAAGTAGTAGAATTTATATTTACTATTAATATAAATGTAAAAAAAATACTCTTATACATAAATTTTCCACGAAAAGTTAAAGAAGCCATTAAAATCTTACATGCCCGTGAGATTTATACCGGCATTGAAGCCATTCAACAAACATTGAAAACCACCTAGAATAAGTGAGTGAAATTGAACATGCTGTTGAAGGAATGATCCGACTAGAAGATTGTTTACGACTATAGATGTGGAAAAAGGGGATAAATTTACCGAGAGCAGGAGAGAAGGATCGTTTGATCAATTGCTATCTTTTTTTATGGAATAAATGATGGAAGGGAGAAATTTAAATCCAATCAGGCTGGTTAATAATGAAGAATATTTATCAATAGAGATCAATAGGGACTCATGTTTTGTTGATATTTGAGTAGTACATAAAGCTGTAATGTATATATGTCAGAAAGGTGTAAAGCCTTAATAAGTATAGATAAAGGTAAGAGGGTATGCTTGAATAAGCATCGATACATAATGAAATAAAGATGTGAAATGAGTTGAAAAATAGATATTTGCAAGTATAATTCAAAAACTGCGGCTATAACTTGAATTTCTCCACCTTAAATATACGTTAATAAAAGAAGGAAAAACATTCAGAGGTAGAGTGTCTGAGGGTGGTGAAATAAAAAGGGAGAAAGAAGAAATTTTTTAAAAATGGGAAAAATGGAAAAAGATAATGCGTCAAAAATATTTTAACTTGTAAAGAAATCCTCTTCTAAAAACAAGATGAACATTTCTACCCAGGCTTAATGATCTTTTCCGCCTTAAATATTAAGAGTTTCTTTTGGAGGACATCAATATGATTTTATCAGTTAATCAAGTACATAAATCATATGGAAAGGAAAAAGTATTAAATGACATTACTTTTGAAATTGAAACACCAAAAATTGTTGCTTTAATTGGACCGAATGGTTCGGGTAAATCGACACTTCTTAGCATCATTACGAACCTATTGACTGCCGACAAAGGTGAAATTTTTATTTTAAATAAAAGCAACAAAGATCCGGAAATTTTTAAAGAGGTTTCTTTTATGCAAGACAATTCTGTACTCTATGATTATTTGACTGGATATGATCATTGTCAATTTATCGGTGATGTACAAAAAATACCGAAACAGCAAATGATCGATACTGCTGAACGTATCGGGATAACGAGTTATCTCCATAAAAAAGTAGGAAATTATTCTCTCGGTATGAAGCAGCATCTATTATTAACGATGGCACTTTTAAATCAGCCGAAATTATTAATTTTAGATGAACCCTTAAATGGACTTGATCCTACTAGTGCAATAAAAGTACGGAAGCTTTTATTAGAATTACTAGCAAATGGAACGACGATCATATTATCGTCACATCAATTGCTAGAAATTGATCTCATTACATCGCATATTTTATTTCTGAAAAATGGTAGATTAATAAAAGAAGAGATTCCTCAACACGAGAAAATTTGTTATCAATTGACTGTAAATCATCTCGAGAAGGCACAATATGCGTTGGAAAAAGCAAATATTCCAGTAAAAATCGTGGATCGTAAATTAATTCTCTCTGCAAAGGACTGTTCGATCAGCAAAATATTCCGAATGTTAGATCAACAACAAATGACCATATTAGATATCGAGAAAAAAATGCTCGGTTCAGAAGACCGTTATCAAAAGATTTTCGGGCATAAGGAAGATACATGATGAAATTAACTCAATTTGAAATGAAGAAGTTATGGCGCCAAAAAAAATTGATTTGGTTGTTTTTAATCGTTCTTTTCGGGATTGGTTTTATTTTCCAATAAAATGTTTCTCAACAAACGTTAAGGGTTCAAAATGCTCTTGGAAAACTCAATCCGCTATTTTCAGAGGTAAATCGAATAAAAGAAAATTTAGAAATGCTCCGAAATGAAAACGGTCTCAACGAATTGCAAACTAAGCAATTCGAGCACGTACAAGATATGGGAGTTGCCTTAGTACATTGGGAAGTTGCGATTAATCATAAAAGATGGAGCGAAATTCCAAACCATGAACAACAATTTTTGCATAATTTACAGCAGTTTGAAAAGTATGGTGGTCAATTCGAAGTGTTAAAGGGAATCGAGCGAGAAAAAGCAATTCAGAAAAGTGAGTGGCTGATCACACATCATCTCGCTTATGATGATGAAAAGTACCCGCTATCTCCTGCTCTTGTGTTAAAACAAAGCATTGAGCTTCTTTTTAGCATGTTTGGAATGTTAATTTTATTGCTTCTCTTCGGAAATACGATTACAGCTGAACGAGAACAGCGTACATGGCTGACGCTCAGAACACAGCCAATTCCTAAATGGCGACAATTTGTAGCAAAATATGCCAGCTTGCTTATCGTGCTTTTCATATTTTTTTTGTTCGTGATTGCTTTAGGAGTACTGACTCCGTTCCTTTTCGCAGATTACAGTATAAATCTTAAGTATCCACAGTTGATTGAGACAGGAGAAACGATTACCCTTATTTCCACCTTTATTTATTTATTGAGAACAGCCCTCATGTTTATGGGAGCCAGTGCTTTTGTTTTTAGTTTCGTCTTCCTATTTAGCATGGTGTTAAAAAATTCTTTTAGTGCATTAATGCTTATTAGTGCGACACTATTTCTCGGGTTTATTGTCACAGATACGTATCCATTATTGCAAAGCCCGTTAAATCCATTTCAATCTTTTCGCCTGTTGCAATTAATTGCACAAACATCAAGTAGCCAAATGTGGTTATCTCTCCTTTCAGCTTTCGGATGGAGCTTTATTTTATTAACTTTAGCGATTGTTTTGCGTGAGAAAGAAACAGATTTATTTTATTTTACTGATAAGGAGAAGCCATTTCATCGTGGGAATACGCAAAAAAGATTTTCGATATTGTGGAATTTTATTATATTTGAATGGAGAAAAATGAAACAGAAACGGTTATTAAAACAAGTTCATCTCCTGCTTTTACTATTCATTTCGATAGGATATGTCTTTATTTTTTAAGAGGCGAAGGATAAAGAACAAGCATATATTAGTAAGTTAA from Bacillus aquiflavi includes the following:
- a CDS encoding class I adenylate-forming enzyme family protein translates to MTNELTVFQVLDRSYHLFPNKEAVYDGKKRITYSELKEQVDQLATALKQHGIQKGDKIIVCVPGWMEFVVIYFSLAKLGAIMIPANTRYRSEELEYIVKNSKAKAAFVIEEFNHLHLLQPFISDENESLQQIFTVRFHKTGFNSFGQLLAIGKQQSAVEEIITPQDDVFAILYTSGTTGKPKGAMLTHRNFVSVAIMVAEWLRCNSEDVFLVPVPVFHIFGMVPSILSAVVAGSKLVLMESYKPENALHLIETERVTVHHGVPTMFILELNHQALKETNLSTLRTGIIAAAPCPEEVIKAIRKDMGCEVIVAYGATETSSAVTFTSFDDPDDLRAQTVGTVAPEVEIKIINEQGNTLGANEVGEIVCKGPGIMKGYYEMQEQTLEALDQEGWYRTGDLGTIDENGYIRIIGRKKEMIIRGGYNIYPREIEELLYKHPSVLEAAIVGLPDTVLGEVSCAALKLKQRCQENEESIKLYLQNRVANYKIPDHIVFLNEFPITSSGKIKKIELQTQLKNYLKTALR
- a CDS encoding ABC transporter ATP-binding protein, whose translation is MILSVNQVHKSYGKEKVLNDITFEIETPKIVALIGPNGSGKSTLLSIITNLLTADKGEIFILNKSNKDPEIFKEVSFMQDNSVLYDYLTGYDHCQFIGDVQKIPKQQMIDTAERIGITSYLHKKVGNYSLGMKQHLLLTMALLNQPKLLILDEPLNGLDPTSAIKVRKLLLELLANGTTIILSSHQLLEIDLITSHILFLKNGRLIKEEIPQHEKICYQLTVNHLEKAQYALEKANIPVKIVDRKLILSAKDCSISKIFRMLDQQQMTILDIEKKMLGSEDRYQKIFGHKEDT
- a CDS encoding ABC transporter permease — encoded protein: MLRNENGLNELQTKQFEHVQDMGVALVHWEVAINHKRWSEIPNHEQQFLHNLQQFEKYGGQFEVLKGIEREKAIQKSEWLITHHLAYDDEKYPLSPALVLKQSIELLFSMFGMLILLLLFGNTITAEREQRTWLTLRTQPIPKWRQFVAKYASLLIVLFIFFLFVIALGVLTPFLFADYSINLKYPQLIETGETITLISTFIYLLRTALMFMGASAFVFSFVFLFSMVLKNSFSALMLISATLFLGFIVTDTYPLLQSPLNPFQSFRLLQLIAQTSSSQMWLSLLSAFGWSFILLTLAIVLREKETDLFYFTDKEKPFHRGNTQKRFSILWNFIIFEWRKMKQKRLLKQVHLLLLLFISIGYVFIF